In Fusarium verticillioides 7600 chromosome 4, whole genome shotgun sequence, the following proteins share a genomic window:
- a CDS encoding methyltransferase — protein sequence MNSQDIHTKVGERYGSAAKGSNAAYSTNVAKAFGYSNEDLDSIPKEANLGLSCGTPLAIASLKEGETVIDLGSGAGLDIFLSSSKVGITGKAIGVDMNENMLAKARKLKADRSMENVEFIESRITDIALEDNIADCIISNCVVNLIPHDEKQKAFNEMHRLLKPGGRVAISDILAKKPLSDGIRNSMALYVGCIAGASQVEEYEGYLKLAGFTDILITDAKSDLNVYLDASSDAAAGGCCSAPENMADDLEGQDLNEWAGM from the exons ATGAATAGTCAAGATATTCATACCAAAGTTGGCGAGCGATACGGAAGTGCAGCGAAGGGGTCCAATGCAGCATACAGCACTAATGTTGCGAAAGCCTTTGGCTATTCGAACGAGGACCTCGACTCCATCCCCAAAGAGGCTAACCTGGGACTGAGCTGCGGCACGCCTTTGGCGATTGCTTCACTGAAGGAA GGCGAGACTGTTATCGACCTGGGAAGCGGTGCTGGACTAgatatcttcctctcctccagCAAAGTCGGGATAACTGGCAAGGCTATCGGTGTTGATATGAACGAG AACATGCTCGCCAAAGCCAGGAAGCTCAAGGCAGATCGATCTATGGAAAACGTTGAATTTATTGAGTCTCGCATCACCGACATAGCTCTGGAAGACAATATTGCCGATTGCATCATATCCAACTGTGTGGTCAATCTGATACctcatgatgagaaacaaaaagcaTTTAATGAAATGCACCGTCTGCTGAAGCCTGGAGGACGAGTCGCTATATCCGATATCTTGGCGAAGAAGCCACTTTCCGATGGTATCAGAAACAGCATGGCACTTTACGTCGGATGTATTGCTGGAGCAAGCCAAGTCGAGGAGTATGAAGGGTACCTGAAACTTGCAGGCTTCACTG ATATTCTCATCACTGATGCGAAGAGTGACCTGAATGTATACCTTGATGCGTCATCTGATGCTGCAGCAGGCGGATGCTGCTCTGCCCCAGAGAACATGGCTGATGATCTCGAGGGACAAGATCTCAATGAATGGGCCGGTATGTAA